One window from the genome of Lentisphaerota bacterium encodes:
- a CDS encoding OmpA family protein, with the protein MKTLNLILLATVASVVASAPVSAQEKSDIGKWYVSPGIGVLIFEGNEPANAGSIGLLRLGYEATDHLTFEFGGLYGPRFSKSSQSKYGPETFKPAEAWGVSADVLYHFNRWERWDPYVSVGAGYMRSPDRIFADHSVDAWMPRVGGGVIWHWTDSVSLRANATLAAGIHSKVEAVPMFDLGMIYRFGGQPAAAPTGTGAVVGETDTDGDGLTDAEEARLGTNPRMKDTDGDGLTDGEEVNVYKTDPLNRDTDFDLLSDGDEVLKYKTDPLKPDTDAGGVWDGHEVLEDSTDPLNKNDDLMLFAVQVEFGYDETVIRDPKYFAQFDVIAKVLTRHPEATAVIEGHADRKAKSSPQYNQNLSELRAKAVQKHLTEKGIQASRLKAVGFGFTRPKVQPDLVNGNPENRRVEIYIRGAGGLAAKEAFLKEEASTK; encoded by the coding sequence ATGAAAACACTCAATCTGATCCTTCTGGCCACTGTAGCCAGCGTGGTTGCTTCGGCCCCGGTTTCCGCGCAGGAAAAATCGGATATTGGCAAATGGTATGTGAGCCCGGGCATCGGCGTGCTGATCTTTGAAGGCAACGAGCCCGCAAATGCCGGCAGCATCGGCTTGCTGCGGCTTGGGTATGAAGCCACCGACCATCTCACTTTTGAGTTTGGCGGGCTTTACGGACCGCGGTTTTCGAAAAGCAGTCAGAGCAAATACGGACCCGAGACGTTTAAACCGGCTGAGGCTTGGGGCGTGTCTGCCGACGTGCTGTATCATTTCAACCGCTGGGAGCGGTGGGATCCCTACGTCTCCGTCGGCGCCGGCTATATGCGCAGCCCGGATCGCATCTTTGCGGATCACTCGGTCGACGCCTGGATGCCGCGCGTGGGCGGCGGTGTGATTTGGCACTGGACCGACTCCGTCTCGCTGCGGGCCAATGCGACGCTGGCGGCTGGTATCCACAGCAAGGTGGAAGCCGTGCCCATGTTTGATCTGGGCATGATCTACCGGTTTGGCGGCCAGCCGGCCGCTGCGCCGACGGGCACCGGCGCAGTCGTGGGTGAGACCGACACCGACGGTGACGGACTGACCGACGCAGAGGAGGCTCGCCTGGGAACGAATCCCCGCATGAAAGACACCGATGGCGACGGGCTCACGGACGGGGAAGAGGTCAACGTCTACAAGACCGACCCCTTGAATCGCGACACCGACTTCGACCTGTTGAGTGATGGCGACGAGGTCTTGAAGTACAAGACCGACCCGCTGAAACCCGACACCGATGCCGGCGGTGTGTGGGACGGGCATGAAGTGCTGGAAGACAGCACGGACCCGTTGAACAAGAACGACGATCTGATGCTCTTCGCCGTGCAGGTGGAATTCGGTTATGACGAGACGGTCATTCGCGATCCGAAGTACTTTGCGCAATTCGATGTCATTGCCAAAGTGCTGACCCGACACCCCGAAGCCACCGCCGTGATCGAAGGTCACGCCGACCGCAAGGCCAAGTCCAGCCCGCAGTACAACCAGAACCTCTCTGAACTGCGCGCCAAGGCGGTGCAAAAGCACCTGACCGAGAAGGGCATTCAGGCTTCGCGGCTGAAGGCCGTGGGCTTCGGCTTCACCCGTCCCAAGGTGCAACCCGATCTGGTGAATGGCAATCCGGAGAACCGCCGGGTTGAGATCTACATTCGCGGCGCGGGCGGCCTGGCGGCGAAGGAAGCTTTCTTGAAAGAAGAAGCGTCCACCAAATAA
- the mtnP gene encoding S-methyl-5'-thioadenosine phosphorylase, with the protein MSIGIIGGSGLDNPDFFANPHDEAVVTPYGEPSSPLKHGTIGGVAVVLLARHGRGHTLPPTQVNDRANIHALKMAGCTHIVATTAVGSLREEIHRGDLVILDQFIDFTRRRHLTFHDSFAWQAPVHAPMADPFNGAMRALLIAACERLGYAHHPRGTVITIEGPRFSTRAESRMFRLWGADVVNMSVAIEAGLANEARIPYAAVAMCTDYDCWKEDEEPVSWEAIAAVFKQNAEKVARLLMQVIPLVTTPGGEAR; encoded by the coding sequence ATGAGCATTGGCATCATCGGCGGATCCGGTCTGGACAATCCCGATTTCTTCGCAAACCCCCATGACGAGGCGGTCGTCACCCCTTATGGGGAGCCGTCCTCGCCGTTGAAGCACGGAACGATCGGCGGTGTCGCTGTTGTGCTGCTGGCCCGTCACGGCCGCGGGCACACCCTGCCGCCGACGCAGGTGAATGATCGCGCCAACATCCACGCGCTCAAGATGGCGGGCTGCACGCACATTGTGGCGACCACCGCCGTGGGTTCGCTGCGCGAAGAAATCCACCGGGGCGATCTGGTGATTCTGGACCAGTTCATTGATTTCACCCGGCGGCGGCATCTGACCTTCCACGATTCCTTCGCCTGGCAAGCCCCGGTGCATGCGCCGATGGCCGATCCGTTCAACGGCGCCATGCGCGCCCTCCTGATCGCGGCGTGCGAGCGGTTGGGCTACGCGCATCACCCCCGTGGAACCGTGATCACGATCGAGGGGCCCCGCTTCTCCACGCGCGCCGAGTCGCGCATGTTCCGCCTCTGGGGCGCCGACGTGGTCAACATGTCGGTCGCGATCGAGGCGGGCCTGGCCAACGAAGCGCGCATCCCTTATGCGGCGGTGGCGATGTGCACGGACTACGACTGCTGGAAAGAGGATGAAGAGCCGGTGAGCTGGGAGGCGATCGCCGCAGTGTTCAAGCAGAACGCCGAAAAGGTCGCCCGGCTCTTGATGCAGGTGATTCCTCTGGTGACGACCCCCGGCGGAGAGGCGCGCTGA